The stretch of DNA TATAATGGTGTTATAttagattttgttttattttattatttcaagtCACATCATgtcatattatattactataacaTTGTACTGTATTAAAGTTTGTCGTATTATGTTGTACCATGACATGCTATACtgtcatattatattttaggatattatgatatattgcaacatataatattattttatttggttctatactacaatatattatgttattttaacTGGTATTCTaagttattatattgtattgtattatattacagtttatgaaaaatatatacttttattttgtattaaacAAAATTAGATCACATCACCTTATATTATACAACAACATatgataaaataacatattttattaaacatcttatgttatgttatagtacgttattatataacagtatattTAGGCCAGCATGGCTAAATTAGATGGCAATGCTGAGCATGTATTTAGAGCAAACTTCAATCTTTTAGCAGTTGTGAAATGTGAGATATGCAATAAGATTAATGTTCAAAACTTAACATCatacaaaaatgaacaaaaaaatttgaaatcaaACAATGAACTCCCTTTAAATCAAACAGCTTAGCTCAGACTAGAAGAGATGTACAGGTACTGATCATAGAGCAGTGACAAACATCTTTCACTGGCATCTATAAAACACCATCCGATAACCTTTGTGTGCAAGAACAGAGACTAATTCACTttagtttgtaatattttaaagaatgggaaataattgtttatacTGAGATAGGAGATCTCAGAGTATTGGTTTATAGTTTGTATGtgaaaaaacaatataaaatagaCACAAACATGGATTTAGCCTTACAATTAGGCATAACTTGATAAATCATTGTTAAATACTATCTAGCTTGACAGTTGAATAACAGCAGTTGTTAACACAGCGTTAGGTAAATCTCATAACCGATTTTCTCAAATACAGTACAACCTTTTCATACAAAAGTATATCATTCTTAGATTTACTTTTCATGTTAAAACTATTATatcttgaatcaaatactttCAACTGAATACACAGTGATTACTTTGATTCATTTAACTGAGCAGAAATTTATTGTCGTTCCTTACAGCAGGTAGTTAGTTTAATAGTTGCATAGTATTGAAACATACACATTGCAGAAAactatataaaacaacatttaaaaactgaattatatgtaaaagaACTAATCAATTAAGTTGATTGATAATCAATAAAAGATTGAATGTAACTTCAACATGTGAAAGGAAGTGTTGGCTCAGTATTTGTAGATTGGGAAGTTGAGAATAATATAAAGATATGCATGtgacttttttaaatttaaactaaGCAATGCTTAAACTGGTTTAGTTtatatagtcttttagcttttttagttttctatagtttttatatagtatattCAGTTCTTTTCAAATTTTCTCTTGTAACTTTTACCTATCCTTTTTTCACTTAAAAACCTGCAAAGTTTTGtgaaattttgaaaattgtaaattagaaTTTCTGTGGGTGTGAAATCAAATACTAGCTCAAAATTTACATCAGGTGTCAGCAAGTTTATCTCTAGAGATGATTGTGAGAAGAGGTTTGATTGCATATAAATTTATTGGAAGGAACCGCAGCATAGCGACTATAATGCCTTGCCTAACTACCAATCATTGCTGAGGTCAAAGGTGACTCAGTGTCTGCATTTTCTCTTAGAATATACAATGATTACTCGCTTGTGGGAACAAAGGCTATAAAGGCTTTGAATCGCTCTTGTTTAATCACCCAATAGATAGGCCACATCTGGTATAAATCAAAGCTGATTACATAAAGTTAAGCCACCAAAAGGTTTTTTACAGAGTAATACAAGTGCTTGATTCCATTGGTTGATGCAATCATTCAGCAATTAAGTTCACCTTACAATCACTATCACGAGTGACATACAAAGCAGGTGATTACTTGTATAGTTAAAAGGAAGGTAGACTGCGAGAAGACAACATGCTACCAAAAGGAATAGAACATCTGAAAAGTTATTTTGTGATGACATTGTTGGCGGCGTTAAGCCACATGTCAGCAGGATATCAGATCATCTGCCCTGGCAAcaacatatcttcaggtatgtGGAAGAAGTTGGTCTTATCTGTCTGAGAATATTACTCTGATAGCCCTGCTATGTTATTAAATGAATAGGATATATAAGTTGGTTTCTTCAAATTGTCTAATATTGTCTTAATTACCTTAATATAAGATAAGAGTGTCAGGTTCTCCTAAGATACCATAACTAAGGTGTGGTGGTAGCACCATGTATAAAACAGTTTGGGTGACTTGACTTAAGGGGTCTTAACTGATGTACTTGAATAAGTATTGTGTTTATCCTATACTAAAGAATACATAATTGAATTTCATCCTTAAAGTCATTAAGTGAAGGCTGAGGCAAACCGGTATCCTCAAGTGAATGCTGATACAAACAGGTACTCTTAAGTGAGTACTTAAGGTAGCACTTCACAAagcttttaaataaaggtggagttcaattaaaggttttacggtatttactGATTTTAAAATGTATTGAAGACTTGCTGTTCAAATTTCTATCATAAACTGTGGTATATTTTCTACCCAATATATTGATCAGACAAGTGATGGTCTAAGAGTAATAGTGatgattaattttaaaaatctattgaACATTGACGATCTACAGCGGCGGGGTAACTCCTAATGTTTACCATCTTCTTAAGCGAGTAAAGTACCATAGTCTGAGTACCATAGTATTAACAATGTCAAAACTTTTTCAATGCAGCTACTGAGTTTATCAACTTTAGTAGACGAGTATTTTACTGAAGAGAAGATGTAAAGAGACTTGGTTCTCTCTGAGGATTACTTAAGCTAAAGCAACTGATTTTGCTAACAACTTTGTAAAATAGACACAAACATAGTTCAAATATAAACTCCAGTAGTTTGATTTCAAACACCTACAGAAAAAGTTAATAAGATCTATCATTAGATTCATTTTTTGGCCGAGACATGCAGAGAGTTTCCTATTAAAGCACATTTGAGATCTTTGGACTCTAATGATGCATCTCTTCCTTCCTTGTAAAAGATTTACTGTTGACTTTTGCTGTCATGGTAGTACACAAGGGTAGATGGAAACTAAGTGAAGGAGTGTTCATCAACAATCTATAAACACAGGCAGGTTGCTTCTTGATTAAAAGTCCACAACTCATGATCATTATAAACAGCTTAAAGTTTCTCTTACAGCGAACAGATTGGTGgctgctaaaaatagaataacTATTATCAGTCACGCATTGCTTAATAAGTCAAGTAGAAggcaactccaagtttacaGATACTCATAGCTTAATATTACTATACCTATAGCCACACATTTGTTCAGGTTTAGCTAAAGGTATGAAAAAAGCAGAGTGGGTGTATATAAATGATTACCTGCAAACAGCAGTTTTTAGGCTAATAAGTTTACAATGTGAATGTGCTAAACCCTCTGTTTCAATATATAACAATTTAtaacattttctctttataagGAATGCTATGCagtttatacaatgtatatggtTCTAAatgctttttttacaaaatcaaaAAATACTTACTCAACTTTATCATTGTCTAATATTTTATCACTGAACTGTCTCCGGTTTTGTTTTCcctataacttataataaataatgctgaactgagagagagaacatcgtatctctttcaggagTTGTGAGAAGcatttcggcaaatagcatataggcatctttgttatttcgacataTTCAGCACACCAACTGTCAAAATTTAATTTCGAAGactttttttgttgatattgtatggaAAAAAAATTCATATGGCGCGGacaaaaaatcattgtgttctacatcatgaggtgaaaaaatcgtataacagggacACCGTAACTCGAGGGTGCACTATAGTTGCTGCAGGTTTATCCAAGCTGCAAATATGTGTGGAGCAACTTCTCCAACAATCCATCAGTTGGAACTGAAGCTAAAACACATGAATACATAATAAGCGAATGACTGTATATGTAGCTGAGGTACTTAGCATAGCTCCTATTGTTGTAATCATCAGataatgtttccatgatgtgcaGCTTTAGTAAGATAATGACTAAAACACCAACAGCTATCCTCAAATAAACCATAACTTTAGGTTGTATTCATAGATGTACTTCACAGTGAATCAAAGCCTGTAACTAAGACATCAAACCTACCTACTACTAATGTACACTTAGACTATAGCTGTTCGTGGTTCGATTATTAGTAGTAGAAATATAGATGATGCTGTTAACagttttcatttatattttattgttctgtCTATAGATCTCTCATTTGTGAAACCCGTTGGAATGGAGTATCTTTCTGTTTATCCTCCTgtaattatttatacatatactggTCGACCTTTCATCATCAGCTGCTGTTCTACAGGCTTCTCTGACATTACATGGTGAGTCATGTTTAagcatttttattgcaaaattctAGATGCATTCTATccattaataatagtattaagaataataataatgaaaatgaaaatgacaTGACTACAACATCAGTTAATGGGCTTCGAGTTGTTAAATAGCACTCGTAGCaaaggaaaaacttgaattATACTTGGGAATACTATATATAGCCACAGAAGTAgacagatgtagaaaagacaactcccatCTTAACAATGCTTCACTCTTCCAGGTGTTCAGGGAGTGTCTCTTCTAGAATAACCCATCATCCTGGTATACTTGTGATCTATTGAAGTAAATAACCACAGCTATAGTTTGAGTACCCAACAATATAAAACTATGGGAAAGGAAACAGCTGACTTTGTAATTCATAAAGTTGGTGCAGTAGCGGCTCTAGGTAAAACTTGTTGCATTGAGAGACACTTTTTCATAATGGTACAGAAATCACTAAAATCTGTAAAACTAGTTTCATACACCAGAACTGGTTCAGAGACTTACATTAGCttgaaaataaacttacacaaaatcttagtagattttatcagaaagtatcagtattttttattatatgcgattgtttttgatctttgaggtgatctgattgcaaGTATGTTTCAAAATCAAAGttaataaaactttatcgcgattagctcaattgaaagtgtgattatgacttCTGTAATTGCAAAGAGGTTGACAGAATTGAAATACGTAAAGcttcaacttgaatgcaatagccgatatcaactacagcaattatagcgactagtgacatcaacagcagatatcaactacagcaattatagcgactagtgacatcaacagcagatatcaactacagcaattatagcgactagtgacatcaacagcagatatcaactacagcaattatagcgactagtgacatcaacagcagatatcaactacagcaatgatagcgactagtgacatcaacagcagatatcaactacagcaattatagcgactagtgacatcaaCAGCAGATATCAACTATTACAACGATAATTTAACCAGTGACATAATTTTGCAtagatttttcttctgagcgttttaattacaaccaaatttattgattttaatctataaaaatcctggcaatcagatcacctcaaacactaaaataaattgcaaataaaaaaatactaataatttttaataaaatctacaaagatttttgtataagttcatCTTGAACAGATGGaaaccttttttgtttttgttataatCAGACTTAACCATTGTCACCGCTCTAATCTACATGTCTAGGTTCATGATTGCTGTATTTGTAGGCAGTACAGCAGAACTGCTCAAAAATATAATAATCTACCATTTTTGTTGCAAGGGAACGAGATGGAGTAGCCTTAGGCCCCTCCAACCTTGACACTCATGAGTTTGAGAATACCAGAGAAGTTATGCTACTTTATGGCATCGCCTTTACCTCTCCGCCCCTTCCTAGTGGGTTCCATGAAACAGTCTACACGTGCAAAGCCTATGCAGCAAACAGGACACACAGCATATCTCATCACATTCTAGTCCGTGGCTTTGGTAAGCTTTATAATTGTATTAGCCACTGCCAGGCATGGACAGACAACTCCGTCTTAGTAAAACTGTTAGCCCAAGTCAAATGTTTTATGCCATATGCTACCATGGCAGAaaacagtttttaattttatgttatattctatgTTTTATAAGAATACAGTGAGAGAAAATATATACAGGCA from Watersipora subatra chromosome 2, tzWatSuba1.1, whole genome shotgun sequence encodes:
- the LOC137387500 gene encoding uncharacterized protein, with the protein product MLPKGIEHLKSYFVMTLLAALSHMSAGYQIICPGNNISSDLSFVKPVGMEYLSVYPPVIIYTYTGRPFIISCCSTGFSDITWERDGVALGPSNLDTHEFENTREVMLLYGIAFTSPPLPSGFHETVYTCKAYAANRTHSISHHILVRGFDAPPEASPPTLSIMPHQKACYRKGDTVRIYCKLSFSYPLSDSLDMWYILLTYRNGTSIAISSIDGLYSRMKRSDSVSFYVMIRNVTESWLDEEYTCQYNLDRNISKSFLINKC